A window of Rhizobium acidisoli contains these coding sequences:
- a CDS encoding class I SAM-dependent DNA methyltransferase, whose protein sequence is MAKKIDEEALGEAYNRALALEKAGDVDAAVAAYEEVLAIDPDDHGGAAVRIAAMGRGETPVRAPDAYVETLFDQHAEVFEDVLVEQLGYHVPMLVRQRLQALKLGPFKRLLDLGCGTGLTGGALRDLCADMTGLDLSEKMVEVAHEKDLYETLFVAEVEDFLDDNDEEAFDIITATDVLPYLGALEPLFFGAAENLTPGGLFIFSSETLPEETLAGRAYMVGPHQRFAHADAYVKERLAATGFELVEISDINVRMEDGQPTPGHLVIARYIG, encoded by the coding sequence ATGGCAAAGAAGATCGACGAAGAAGCCCTTGGCGAGGCCTATAACCGCGCTCTGGCGCTGGAAAAGGCCGGCGATGTCGACGCGGCCGTTGCAGCCTATGAGGAAGTCCTGGCGATTGATCCCGACGATCATGGCGGTGCAGCCGTGCGCATCGCCGCGATGGGCCGGGGCGAGACGCCGGTCAGGGCGCCGGACGCCTATGTCGAGACCCTGTTCGACCAGCATGCCGAGGTTTTCGAAGACGTGCTCGTCGAGCAGCTCGGCTATCACGTGCCGATGCTGGTGCGCCAGCGGCTGCAGGCGCTGAAGCTCGGGCCGTTCAAGCGACTGCTCGATCTCGGCTGCGGCACGGGCCTCACCGGCGGCGCGCTCCGCGACCTCTGCGCCGATATGACCGGCCTCGACCTTTCGGAGAAGATGGTCGAGGTCGCCCATGAGAAGGACCTCTACGAGACGCTCTTCGTCGCCGAGGTCGAGGACTTCCTCGACGACAATGATGAGGAAGCCTTCGATATCATCACCGCCACCGACGTGCTGCCCTATCTCGGCGCGCTCGAACCGCTGTTCTTCGGCGCCGCCGAGAACCTGACGCCCGGCGGCCTGTTCATCTTCTCCTCGGAAACCCTGCCGGAGGAGACCCTTGCCGGCCGCGCCTACATGGTCGGCCCGCACCAGCGCTTCGCCCATGCTGACGCCTATGTGAAAGAACGCCTGGCGGCCACCGGCTTCGAGCTCGTCGAGATATCGGATATCAATGTGCGCATGGAAGACGGCCAGCCGACGCCCGGCCATCTGGTGATCGCCAGATATATCGGCTGA